In the genome of Gammaproteobacteria bacterium, one region contains:
- a CDS encoding efflux RND transporter permease subunit has translation MNISGHFIRRPVATGLVMIGILLFGIMAYRLLPVSDLPNVDFPTIQVTANLPGASPETMASAVATPLEKQFSTIASLDSMNSSSSQGIAKITLQFGLDRDIDAAAQDVQSAISSAQSSLPTNMPSPPSFRKVNPAAAPIFYLALTSSTLPLSVVDEYAETLLAQRISTISGVAEVGVFGSQKYAVRIRLDPNLLAARGIGIDEVQQAIGAHNVNLPTGTLYGEHRAYTVQATGQLNRAADYKNVVIAYRNGAPIHLDEIGEAVDSVQTDKVAAWYNGVPGIVLSIQRQPGTNTIEVIDSIKKILPAFRAQMPAAIGLDILYDRSLSVRDSVHDVQSTLMIALALVVMVIFLFLRNLPATVIPSLALPMSIIGTFSAMYMLGFSVDNLSLMALTLCVGFVVDDAIVMLENISRHMELGKPRMEAALEGSREIGFTIVSMTISLAAVFIPVLFMGGILGKLLHEFAITIMVAVLVSGFVSLTLTPMLCSRMLQSHDRIRHGRLYMLSEAVFDGWRRLYEVTLRVVLRWRRLTLLVFFAVFATTAWLFVIMPKGFLPSEDTGQLFIFTEAAPDVSFEEMVRLQRSMAAIVQADPYVDSSMSFIGASGSSQLLNLGRIFIRLKPRSERPNADAVIRELRPKLAAVPGIKAYLQNLPSIRIGGQLTKSQYQYTIQDADTKELIHWAPILEARLRQTPGLEDVTTDLQISSPQVTVDIDREKASALGITAEQIEDALYTAYGARQVSTIYTPSNEYWVIVELAPKYQGDPAALKMLYVRAASGTLVPLDAVAHLRRDLAPLSINHLGQLPSVTLSFDLKPGVALGDAIEKINAAQAKLGIPTTLIGSFQGSAQAFQASFAGMGLLLAASILVIYLVLGILYESYIHPVTILSGLPTAGLGALATLKFFHLDLDMYAFVGIIMLVGIVKKNAIMMIDFAIEAQRRGGTSPFDAIFEACLVRFRPIMMTTMAALMGTLPIALGLGAGGESRRPLGLAVVGGLVVSQVLTLYITPVIYLYFESLKEKIRPLSRAGHGRKEGDGLHVDRVKATP, from the coding sequence ATGAATATTTCCGGGCATTTCATCCGCCGGCCGGTGGCCACCGGTCTGGTGATGATCGGCATACTGCTGTTCGGCATCATGGCCTACCGGTTGCTGCCGGTGTCGGATCTTCCGAACGTCGATTTCCCGACCATCCAGGTCACTGCGAACCTCCCCGGCGCCAGCCCGGAGACGATGGCCTCGGCCGTGGCCACGCCGCTCGAGAAACAGTTCTCCACCATCGCCTCCCTCGACTCCATGAACTCGTCGAGTTCGCAGGGCATAGCCAAGATCACACTGCAGTTCGGGCTCGACCGCGACATCGATGCCGCCGCGCAGGACGTGCAGTCGGCGATCTCCTCGGCGCAGAGCAGCCTGCCGACGAACATGCCGAGTCCGCCGTCCTTCCGCAAGGTCAATCCGGCGGCCGCGCCGATCTTTTATCTGGCGCTCACCTCCTCCACCCTGCCGCTGTCCGTGGTCGACGAATACGCCGAAACGCTGCTGGCCCAGCGCATCTCCACCATCAGCGGTGTGGCGGAGGTCGGCGTTTTCGGCAGCCAGAAGTACGCCGTGCGCATCCGGCTCGATCCCAATCTGCTGGCGGCCCGCGGCATCGGCATCGACGAGGTGCAGCAGGCCATCGGCGCCCACAACGTCAACCTGCCCACCGGCACGCTCTACGGCGAACACCGAGCCTACACGGTGCAGGCCACCGGCCAGTTGAACCGCGCCGCCGATTACAAAAACGTGGTCATCGCCTATCGCAACGGCGCCCCCATCCATCTCGACGAGATCGGCGAGGCGGTCGACAGCGTGCAGACCGACAAGGTCGCGGCCTGGTACAACGGCGTCCCGGGCATCGTGCTGTCCATCCAGCGGCAGCCGGGAACCAACACCATCGAGGTGATCGATTCGATCAAAAAGATCCTGCCCGCGTTCCGGGCGCAGATGCCGGCGGCCATCGGGCTCGACATCCTCTACGACCGTTCGCTGTCGGTGCGCGACTCGGTGCACGACGTGCAGTCCACCCTGATGATCGCCCTGGCGCTGGTGGTGATGGTGATCTTCCTGTTCCTGCGCAACCTGCCGGCCACGGTCATACCGAGCCTGGCGCTGCCGATGTCCATCATCGGCACCTTCTCCGCGATGTATATGCTTGGCTTCAGCGTCGACAACCTGTCGCTCATGGCGCTCACCCTGTGCGTGGGGTTCGTGGTCGACGACGCCATCGTCATGCTGGAGAACATCTCGCGCCACATGGAACTGGGCAAACCGCGGATGGAGGCGGCGCTCGAAGGCTCGCGTGAGATCGGCTTCACCATCGTATCCATGACGATATCGCTGGCCGCGGTGTTCATACCGGTGCTGTTCATGGGCGGGATTCTGGGCAAACTGCTGCACGAGTTCGCGATCACGATCATGGTGGCGGTGCTGGTGTCCGGCTTCGTGTCGCTGACACTGACGCCGATGCTGTGCAGCCGCATGCTGCAATCGCACGATCGGATCAGACACGGGCGGCTGTATATGCTGAGCGAGGCGGTGTTCGATGGCTGGCGGCGGCTCTACGAGGTGACGCTGCGCGTCGTGCTCCGCTGGCGGCGGCTGACGCTGCTGGTATTCTTCGCCGTCTTCGCCACCACCGCGTGGCTGTTCGTGATCATGCCCAAGGGGTTCCTGCCGAGCGAGGACACCGGCCAGCTGTTCATCTTCACCGAGGCCGCCCCGGACGTTTCCTTCGAAGAGATGGTCCGATTGCAACGGTCCATGGCGGCGATCGTCCAGGCCGATCCCTATGTCGATTCATCCATGTCGTTCATCGGCGCGAGCGGTTCCAGCCAGTTGCTCAATCTGGGGCGCATCTTCATCAGGCTCAAGCCGCGCAGCGAGCGGCCGAATGCCGACGCCGTCATCCGCGAGCTGCGCCCGAAGCTGGCCGCCGTGCCGGGGATCAAGGCCTACCTGCAGAACCTGCCCTCCATACGCATTGGCGGGCAACTGACGAAAAGCCAGTATCAATACACCATCCAGGACGCGGACACGAAGGAATTGATCCACTGGGCGCCCATTCTGGAGGCCAGGCTGCGCCAGACGCCGGGGCTCGAGGACGTGACCACCGATCTGCAGATCTCAAGCCCGCAGGTCACGGTGGACATCGATCGGGAAAAGGCCTCGGCGCTGGGCATCACGGCGGAGCAGATCGAAGACGCGCTGTACACCGCCTACGGCGCCCGCCAGGTCTCGACCATCTACACCCCGAGCAACGAATACTGGGTGATCGTCGAGCTTGCGCCCAAGTACCAGGGGGATCCGGCGGCCCTGAAAATGTTGTATGTGCGCGCCGCCTCCGGCACGCTGGTGCCGCTGGACGCGGTGGCGCACCTGCGCCGCGACCTCGCGCCGCTGTCCATCAACCATCTGGGACAATTGCCATCGGTAACGCTGTCGTTCGACCTCAAGCCCGGCGTGGCGCTCGGCGACGCCATCGAAAAGATCAACGCCGCGCAGGCGAAACTGGGGATACCCACCACGCTCATCGGCAGTTTCCAGGGCTCCGCGCAGGCCTTCCAGGCCTCGTTTGCCGGCATGGGATTGCTGCTCGCCGCCTCCATCCTCGTCATCTATCTGGTGCTGGGCATCCTGTATGAAAGCTACATCCATCCCGTGACGATTCTCTCCGGTCTGCCGACGGCGGGACTGGGTGCGCTGGCGACGCTCAAGTTTTTCCACCTCGATCTGGACATGTACGCCTTCGTCGGCATCATCATGCTGGTCGGCATCGTCAAGAAAAACGCCATCATGATGATCGATTTCGCCATCGAGGCGCAGCGCCGCGGCGGGACTTCGCCGTTCGATGCCATCTTCGAGGCCTGCCTGGTGCGGTTCCGTCCCATCATGATGACCACCATGGCGGCGCTGATGGGCACGCTGCCCATCGCCCTCGGTCTGGGCGCCGGCGGCGAGAGCCGGCGTCCGCTCGGTCTGGCCGTGGTCGGAGGACTGGTGGTTTCACAGGTGTTGACCCTCTATATCACCCCGGTGATTTACCTTTATTTCGAGTCGCTGAAGGAGAAAATCCGCCCGCTTTCCCGCGCCGGACACGGCCGGAAAGAAGGGGACGGACTCCATGTTGACAGGGTCAAGGCCACCCCCTAA
- the rplM gene encoding 50S ribosomal protein L13, translating into MKTFVAKPAETRRDWFVLDASDKVLGRLASEVARRLRGKHKPEFTPHSDAGDYIIVVNAEKVRVTGRKATDKIYYRHSGYPGGLSETSFQKLIKRAPAKVIEIAVKGMLPRGPLGRQMFRKLKVYKGAAHKHSAQQPQTLEI; encoded by the coding sequence ATGAAAACGTTCGTTGCCAAGCCCGCCGAGACGCGGCGCGACTGGTTCGTGCTCGATGCCAGCGACAAGGTGCTGGGCCGGCTCGCCTCGGAAGTGGCCCGCCGCCTGCGCGGCAAACACAAGCCCGAATTCACCCCGCACAGCGACGCGGGCGACTACATCATCGTGGTCAACGCCGAAAAGGTCCGGGTGACCGGCCGCAAGGCCACCGACAAGATTTACTACCGCCACTCCGGTTATCCGGGTGGTTTGAGCGAAACCTCGTTTCAGAAACTCATCAAACGCGCGCCGGCGAAGGTGATTGAGATCGCCGTCAAGGGCATGCTGCCGCGCGGCCCGCTGGGCCGGCAGATGTTCCGCAAATTGAAGGTCTACAAGGGCGCCGCGCACAAGCACAGCGCCCAGCAACCGCAGACATTGGAAATATAA
- the rpsI gene encoding 30S ribosomal protein S9, which produces MAAETYYATGRRKNSSARVYLQRGKGKIQVNNRELNAYFGRETARMIVRQPLEVIKMGGDFDIHVMVNGGGVSGQAGATRLGIARALIAYDETLRGPLRKAGLVTRDSREVERKKVGLHKARKRPQYSKR; this is translated from the coding sequence ATGGCGGCAGAAACTTATTACGCGACGGGCCGGCGCAAGAATTCCTCCGCCCGGGTCTACCTGCAGCGCGGCAAGGGCAAAATTCAGGTCAATAACCGCGAGCTGAACGCCTACTTCGGTCGCGAGACCGCGCGCATGATCGTGCGCCAGCCGCTGGAAGTCATCAAGATGGGCGGCGACTTCGACATCCACGTGATGGTCAACGGCGGCGGCGTCTCCGGACAGGCCGGCGCCACGCGCCTTGGTATCGCCCGCGCGCTCATCGCCTATGACGAGACGCTGCGCGGCCCGTTGCGCAAGGCCGGCCTGGTCACCCGCGATTCACGCGAGGTGGAGCGCAAGAAGGTCGGCCTGCACAAGGCCCGCAAGCGCCCGCAGTACTCCAAGCGCTGA
- a CDS encoding nucleoside-diphosphate kinase: MPDTLKNEYTLVIVKPDGIKKSLTGNILTKLAEARLMIIGAKVTQVSRELAENHYRHLKDKPFFNDVIEYLQGKSYGRNYERVIALVYQGPDAIARVRRLAGATNPEEADPVSIRGSYGRITTRGIYENVIHASSDPKEAEREIKLWFKPDEIIGSIYPTKKITAEPQEVLVWA, translated from the coding sequence ATGCCCGATACACTCAAGAACGAATATACCCTCGTCATAGTGAAGCCGGACGGAATTAAAAAATCCCTCACCGGAAACATCCTCACCAAGCTCGCCGAGGCGCGGCTCATGATCATCGGCGCGAAGGTGACGCAGGTGTCGCGTGAACTGGCGGAAAATCATTACCGCCACCTGAAGGACAAACCGTTCTTCAACGACGTCATCGAATACCTCCAGGGCAAATCCTACGGCAGGAATTACGAACGCGTCATCGCCCTGGTGTACCAGGGGCCGGATGCCATCGCCCGCGTGCGCCGCCTCGCCGGCGCCACGAATCCCGAGGAGGCGGACCCGGTTTCCATCCGTGGATCCTACGGGCGCATCACGACCAGGGGTATCTATGAGAACGTCATTCACGCCTCCTCCGACCCCAAGGAAGCGGAACGGGAGATCAAACTCTGGTTCAAGCCCGACGAGATCATCGGTAGTATTTACCCCACCAAAAAAATAACGGCGGAACCCCAGGAAGTGCTGGTCTGGGCTTGA
- a CDS encoding Kdo hydroxylase family protein: MTPIIELAITDWKQQPPAPMQERAVEALEAGGVLLFPRLGFPTEGSEVRFFTSAVAAKSKNVSLDGAGGRVRGSSLEASAAAGLAAMMKRYAGCSRRLLLNLLPRYEAGLIQGRTSYRPVEIKGRAASWRHDDTRLHVDSFPSSPVQGRRILRVFSNVHPHGQGRTWRLGGLFESVAGRYVPYLSGPLWGSGWLLHLCGVTKSRRSAYDHLMLQLHDHMKADSQYQSGADQITYDFPAGSTWIVFTDRVPHAAIAGRYALEQTFYLPISCMQDESKSPLRILERLTARKLA, from the coding sequence ATGACTCCCATCATCGAACTTGCGATAACGGACTGGAAGCAACAGCCCCCGGCCCCCATGCAGGAGCGCGCTGTCGAGGCGCTTGAAGCGGGCGGCGTGCTGCTTTTCCCGCGTCTTGGCTTCCCGACGGAAGGATCCGAAGTGCGGTTTTTCACTTCCGCCGTCGCGGCCAAGAGCAAGAATGTCAGCCTGGATGGCGCCGGCGGGCGGGTGCGCGGCAGCAGTCTCGAAGCATCAGCCGCCGCGGGACTGGCGGCGATGATGAAGCGCTACGCCGGATGCAGCCGCAGGTTGCTGTTGAACCTGCTGCCGCGGTACGAGGCGGGACTGATTCAGGGCCGCACCAGTTACCGGCCCGTGGAGATCAAGGGGCGCGCAGCTTCCTGGCGTCATGACGATACGCGATTGCACGTGGACAGTTTCCCGTCCTCGCCCGTGCAGGGCAGAAGAATCCTCCGCGTCTTCAGCAACGTCCATCCCCATGGACAGGGGCGTACATGGCGGCTGGGCGGGTTGTTTGAGAGTGTCGCCGGCCGCTATGTCCCCTACCTGTCCGGCCCCCTTTGGGGGAGCGGTTGGTTGTTGCACTTGTGCGGGGTCACGAAGAGCCGGCGCAGTGCGTACGATCATTTGATGCTGCAATTGCATGATCATATGAAGGCGGACTCGCAATACCAGTCGGGAGCGGACCAGATCACGTACGATTTCCCGGCGGGCAGCACGTGGATCGTGTTCACCGATCGCGTGCCGCACGCAGCCATCGCGGGACGGTACGCATTGGAACAGACGTTCTACCTGCCGATCAGCTGCATGCAGGACGAGTCAAAGTCGCCGTTGCGGATTCTGGAGCGTCTGACAGCGCGAAAGCTCGCCTGA
- a CDS encoding transporter, which produces MTRAEKPVPPEAAVEEKLDPVASARLLGLQTALHAHALVYGFLFEPDRPVRELGWDDLETALENPDAFVWLHFNAANEHTKKWIKECPRLSESAAAFLLDADERQRVEIEMDGVIGVISDVHYGFDWDPDQIAALRFYVDCRCLITTRFQPLTTTNQLRRTVREGAVFKSSAALMVSLFRLQTDIHADIAGRLSRELGVIEDDILAGRIEDQRAKLGKVRRLAVRMHRHFSPEYRALRRLGARPPGWFDDADALGLNEIVEEFGMVVEDLDAIQERAKLLQEELVGQVAEDTNHNLFVLSIVTAVFLPVTLITGIFGMNVGGLPGLQEMSAFWWVVSGMVVVALVTLLILHWNRLF; this is translated from the coding sequence ATGACGCGCGCTGAAAAGCCGGTACCGCCCGAAGCGGCCGTGGAGGAGAAGCTGGATCCAGTCGCCAGCGCCCGTTTGCTTGGTCTGCAAACGGCTTTGCACGCGCATGCCCTGGTATACGGTTTCCTGTTCGAGCCCGATCGCCCCGTCAGAGAACTTGGCTGGGATGATCTGGAAACCGCCCTGGAGAATCCGGACGCCTTCGTGTGGCTGCACTTTAATGCCGCCAATGAACACACCAAGAAGTGGATTAAGGAATGTCCGCGACTCAGCGAAAGCGCGGCGGCATTTCTGCTGGACGCCGATGAACGCCAGCGTGTCGAAATCGAGATGGACGGCGTCATCGGCGTGATTAGTGACGTCCATTACGGGTTCGACTGGGATCCGGATCAAATCGCGGCCTTGCGGTTTTATGTCGATTGCCGTTGCCTGATCACCACGCGTTTTCAACCGCTCACCACCACAAACCAGCTCCGCCGGACAGTTCGTGAAGGCGCAGTTTTCAAAAGTTCCGCGGCGCTGATGGTCAGCCTGTTCCGGCTCCAGACGGACATCCATGCCGACATCGCCGGACGCCTGAGTCGCGAACTTGGCGTGATCGAGGACGATATCCTCGCGGGCAGGATCGAAGATCAACGGGCCAAACTGGGCAAGGTGCGGCGCCTGGCGGTCCGCATGCACAGGCATTTTTCACCGGAATACCGGGCCTTGCGACGACTGGGCGCGCGCCCGCCCGGATGGTTCGATGATGCCGACGCGTTGGGACTGAACGAGATCGTCGAGGAATTTGGAATGGTGGTGGAGGATTTGGACGCCATCCAGGAGCGCGCCAAGTTGCTGCAGGAGGAACTGGTGGGGCAGGTGGCCGAGGATACCAATCACAACCTTTTTGTATTGTCGATCGTCACGGCGGTTTTCCTGCCGGTGACGCTGATCACCGGCATCTTCGGCATGAATGTCGGCGGCCTGCCGGGGCTGCAAGAGATGTCGGCATTCTGGTGGGTCGTTTCCGGCATGGTCGTGGTTGCGCTGGTCACGCTGTTGATTCTGCATTGGAACCGCCTGTTCTGA